A genomic window from Chitinophagales bacterium includes:
- the prmC gene encoding peptide chain release factor N(5)-glutamine methyltransferase has protein sequence MTVKNAFDFYVKSLSSIYETREAENISYWVFEDKIKMNRTAFPIHGNDDIPELKANQLAYSLLRLMQGEPVQYVLGYSYFFGLKLKVSKSVLIPRPETEELVEWILKDSSLENDKKGLRILDIATGSGCIAIALKLADPSFQVVATDLSEKALRIAKENAEECGAQINFIQHDILSEEWNFPFSDFDVIVSNPPYVTDSEKNAMHKNILNFEPPEALFVPDHDPLIFYKSILRFVRTHLTPKGKIFLEINEKFAEEIKKLLIKENFQSIVKKDMDDKYRMICATHVIFED, from the coding sequence ATGACTGTGAAAAATGCTTTCGATTTTTATGTAAAATCCCTTTCTTCAATATATGAAACCAGAGAGGCGGAGAATATTTCCTATTGGGTATTTGAAGATAAAATAAAGATGAATCGTACCGCTTTTCCAATTCATGGAAACGATGATATCCCGGAATTAAAAGCCAATCAGCTTGCATATTCTTTGCTTCGTTTAATGCAAGGGGAGCCTGTACAATATGTATTGGGCTATTCCTATTTCTTTGGATTGAAACTGAAAGTAAGTAAATCAGTTCTTATTCCAAGGCCGGAAACGGAAGAATTGGTAGAATGGATTTTAAAAGATAGCAGTTTAGAGAATGATAAGAAAGGGCTGAGAATATTAGACATTGCAACTGGGAGTGGATGTATTGCCATTGCCTTAAAACTAGCTGATCCTTCTTTTCAGGTTGTGGCAACAGATTTAAGTGAAAAAGCCTTAAGAATAGCTAAAGAGAATGCTGAAGAATGTGGAGCGCAAATTAATTTTATACAGCACGATATCTTAAGTGAAGAATGGAATTTCCCTTTCTCTGATTTTGATGTTATAGTTAGTAACCCACCCTATGTAACTGATTCGGAGAAGAATGCAATGCATAAAAATATATTGAATTTTGAGCCCCCTGAAGCATTGTTTGTTCCGGATCACGATCCTCTTATTTTCTATAAATCTATTCTCCGGTTTGTCAGAACTCATCTTACTCCAAAAGGGAAAATATTTCTCGAAATAAATGAAAAGTTTGCTGAGGAAATTAAAAAATTATTAATAAAAGAAAATTTTCAATCAATAGTAAAGAAAGACATGGATGATAAATACAGAATGAT